The following coding sequences are from one Streptomyces sp. NBC_01232 window:
- a CDS encoding alpha/beta fold hydrolase yields MPFITVGRENTTDIDLYYEDHGAGQPVVLIHGYPLDGQSWEKQLPVLLDAGHRVITYDRRGFGRSSRPTTGYDYDTFTADLHTLMETLDLTDTVLVGFSMGTGEVGRYLGTHGSARVAKAVFLAGLEPWLLKTDDNPTGVDGSVFEGILAAVTSDRYAYFTDFYQSFYNLDENLGSRISEEAVRACWATAAGGSPYASRAAVLTWTTDFRADIPGIDVPALILHGTADRILPIEATAEPFHKALPHADYVVVEGAPHGLLWTHAEEVNSALLAFLKK; encoded by the coding sequence ATGCCGTTCATCACCGTCGGCCGGGAGAACACCACCGACATCGACCTCTACTACGAGGACCACGGCGCCGGTCAGCCCGTCGTCCTCATCCACGGCTACCCCCTGGACGGACAGTCCTGGGAGAAGCAGCTCCCCGTCCTCCTCGACGCCGGCCACCGCGTCATCACCTACGACCGGCGCGGCTTCGGCCGGTCGAGCCGGCCCACCACCGGCTACGACTACGACACCTTCACCGCCGACCTCCACACCCTGATGGAGACCCTGGACCTCACCGACACCGTCCTCGTCGGCTTCTCCATGGGCACCGGCGAAGTGGGCCGCTACCTCGGCACCCACGGATCCGCTCGCGTCGCCAAGGCCGTGTTCCTCGCCGGCCTCGAGCCCTGGCTCCTCAAGACCGACGACAACCCCACGGGTGTCGACGGCAGCGTCTTCGAGGGCATCCTGGCCGCCGTCACGAGCGACCGCTACGCCTACTTCACCGACTTCTACCAGTCCTTCTACAACCTCGACGAGAACCTCGGCTCGCGCATCAGCGAAGAGGCCGTCCGGGCCTGCTGGGCCACGGCCGCCGGCGGCTCCCCGTACGCCTCCCGCGCCGCCGTCCTCACCTGGACCACCGACTTCCGGGCGGACATCCCCGGGATCGACGTCCCCGCGCTGATCCTCCACGGCACCGCGGACCGCATCCTCCCCATCGAGGCCACCGCCGAGCCCTTCCACAAGGCCCTCCCCCACGCCGACTACGTCGTCGTCGAGGGCGCTCCGCACGGTCTCCTCTGGACGCACGCCGAAGAGGTCAACAGCGCCCTCCTGGCCTTCCTGAAGAAGTGA
- a CDS encoding response regulator transcription factor has product MIRILLAEDMHMLRGALAALLNLEADLEVVAEVARGDAVLPAALAHQPTVAVLDLDMPGADGLSAARDLAAALPDCRVLILTALGRPEALRSALAARVGGFMLKDAQPDQLAAAIRSVAAGEHVIDPKLAAAALTARTSPLTPRESDVLRLAAGGAEIEEMADALHLSQGTVRNYLGAAVTKLDARNRLDAVRIAREQGWLA; this is encoded by the coding sequence GTGATCCGCATTCTGCTGGCCGAGGACATGCACATGCTCCGTGGGGCGCTGGCCGCCCTGCTGAACCTGGAGGCCGACCTGGAGGTCGTCGCCGAAGTGGCCCGCGGGGACGCCGTCCTCCCCGCCGCGCTCGCCCACCAGCCCACCGTCGCCGTGCTCGACCTGGACATGCCCGGCGCCGACGGACTCTCCGCCGCCCGCGACCTCGCGGCCGCGCTGCCCGACTGCCGGGTCCTGATCCTCACCGCGCTCGGCCGCCCCGAGGCACTGCGGTCGGCACTCGCCGCCCGGGTGGGAGGGTTCATGCTCAAGGACGCCCAGCCGGATCAACTGGCCGCCGCGATCCGCAGCGTGGCCGCGGGGGAGCACGTCATCGACCCGAAACTGGCCGCAGCGGCTCTCACCGCCAGGACGAGCCCGCTCACTCCTCGCGAGAGCGACGTGCTGCGGCTCGCCGCCGGCGGCGCCGAGATCGAGGAGATGGCCGACGCGTTGCACCTCTCCCAGGGCACCGTGCGCAACTACCTCGGCGCGGCCGTGACCAAGCTCGATGCCCGCAACCGGCTCGACGCGGTGCGGATCGCCCGGGAGCAGGGCTGGTTGGCGTGA